The window ATCACGATTACTGGGGGTAGAGCAACGCAGGCTGGCTCTCTGTTCCGCATCAGTCACCTTATGGGGCTGGCACGGCGAACAGGGAGGTGTGCCGTCACCTGGGTGCAACTTTCTGTTCGCCATCGCCTGTCATGGTGATGAGTTCAGCGGCGTGCTCATGGGAGAGGGGCGGGCCGGTCGGCTGTGGGCTGAGGCTCACTCCCGGCCGCGACCGGTTGAGGAGTCAGCCAGAGGGCTAGAGGGAGAGCAGTGACCATGCCCAGCAGCATGCCGATCTGCATCTGCGCGGTGAACACGACGTCCGTGATGGGCTGCATCAGGCTGTTGCCATGCAGGTACAGCATCCATCCCACCATGCCAACATCAAAGGCCAGCACCGTGAAGAAAGCCCCCAGGAACAACTTCACGAGCCCATGTGCACGCTCGCCCGAGGCTGCAGCCACCTCAAACATGAAGAGCATCAGTGTTGCGAGCACCAGAATGAACAGTGCCACTGCCCAGAGTGTTTCGCCGGCAATCGTCCAGCCGGCACCGAAGACAACCGGCACGCCGATCAGGTGCGCGACTGTTGAGGCAGCGGCTCCGGGCAAGAGGGCCAACAGGAGCCAGGTCACTCTGTTTCGTTGGGAACTGCCACCCTGAGCGCGCACGCGGCCCCAGCGGGCGTACAACACCAGCGCGAGCGGCCCCAGGAAGAGTGCGCTGACAGGCCACACTGGCTTGAGTGCACGCACTTGCTGGGGGTGGCGCCGGCCATAGATCCCGTAGGCAAGAAGTCCCGCAGAGATCAAGCTGGTAACCAGGTACATCCAGGCTGCAGGAGTCCACCACGCCGGCATCATGCTCATCATGTCCATATCCATGTTGTGTTCCTCACCTTTCGTTTCTGAGTTGGCGTCAGTGCCGTTGACTGACGGGGAGACACGCCTAAGGTGTGCCTACCCGGGAAGACACTCACCTTGATGAGTCGCCACGCGCTTCTTGAAATGAACAGTACTGGCCACGTGTTCAACTTCGATAAAGGCAGCAGACTGCCCGTCGATGCTGTGGTGTACACGGGTCCTGCCCAGTGTGCGCCGCCAGGGTGGGCGCCTGTACACCTTGAGTCC of the Deinococcus arcticus genome contains:
- a CDS encoding DUF4396 domain-containing protein; the encoded protein is MDMDMMSMMPAWWTPAAWMYLVTSLISAGLLAYGIYGRRHPQQVRALKPVWPVSALFLGPLALVLYARWGRVRAQGGSSQRNRVTWLLLALLPGAAASTVAHLIGVPVVFGAGWTIAGETLWAVALFILVLATLMLFMFEVAAASGERAHGLVKLFLGAFFTVLAFDVGMVGWMLYLHGNSLMQPITDVVFTAQMQIGMLLGMVTALPLALWLTPQPVAAGSEPQPTADRPAPLP